The genomic stretch GCAGAAGGTTATATTTTTATGTTTTTGGCGTCTATCTTGGGTAGATTGTGGTTGTGGGCTTGAAGAAGGATAAGTGTCCTAGAAAATTCGCTGGATTGTCCGCAGATAATGATAGGGGGTGGGTGAACCGAATACCATGCTCATCATTGTGGATTTGTGTCAGCTGTGAGGGCTTATTCACAAGCACTGTAAGTGACGAAAGCTGTTTGCCACTATCATATACTTCCTACCCAAATTGTGGTGAATTAATCTCTCTTTTAGAGCTGACTTAGTATGATATTTGACACTTTAGTTTAAGATTGTGGTTGTGAGCTTGCGATAATCTGACTGCAAGGATCCTCTAGAATCTATGTTTAGTTAAACATGGAACACGTATAAGCAAGCATAAGAACTACTGCTTTTCAAGGATGTCAAAATTGAAGTGATGTCAGTTTACTTGATGAATGTGGTCTATCTTCCCGCCCCCAAATTTTTGTGATAAAATTGTATGGGTCTCATATGCAATATATATGCGATACTTAGAAATGCTTTGTAAAGATGTTAATTTCAATACGAATACGAAGTATCGGGTTAGATAATTAGGCCAGGTGATGTTTCTAAAAACTTCTTAGCATGTCTGCTGTGAAGAAGCGACATATAGTTAGGTTTTACTGATTGCTGTGTAAGTGATCATTTTACATTTTAAGTAGAGTGGTTTTACAATAAATTATTGTAAAAGTGTCTCAAACAAGAATTTAGGTGCAGTAAATTACATACATTAACTACAAAATAATGCATGTTGTGCTGGGCTCACAGGGAAGCCTTGTCTAGGCAGGAGTCAGACATTTGTGCAGGCCACAGAAGTGCTCGCACCAACCTCAGAAGATCCCGCGGGTTCTCAAACCAAATCCTCAAAGAAGAAAAAGAACATAAAGTACCCTCGAAGAGTCCTCGATCAATACCAGGTCCTTCAGTTTCCCATCATTACTGAGGCTGCTGTTAAGAACATCGCAGAAGAGAACACACTACTTTTCACTGTTGACATCCGTGCTGATAAACAGATGATAAAGGATGCTGTCAGAAACCTTTTTGGTGTCAAGGTCAGGAAAGTGAATACTGCAATCAGGTAAATCTTGAATCTactactagtttagatcccgcgcaatgcatGCGCGGTATATATAGGGTTGTTATTTTTAGcatgtactccctccaattcgccatattcttccctatttccttattcggttattcaggttttcttccctatttccttatttggacatAAAATATCACTAAATGGACATATATACCCCCATTCATACCTTTTCTCTCATTCGTTGCCCTGCAATCAACCCTCCACCATTTTTCAATCCACCAGTTTCTTCCTTCAACCCAACACCGTCCTTCATcaccttcatcatcttcatctctCACTACACTTCGGTGAGCTCCACTAACCTAAAATCTCcattttctagggttttcaaTTTCATCAATAAATTTTTCCC from Silene latifolia isolate original U9 population chromosome 2, ASM4854445v1, whole genome shotgun sequence encodes the following:
- the LOC141642724 gene encoding large ribosomal subunit protein uL23c-like; this encodes MATALPNLHSFSSSSSSSFTFQIPHFPKAATVFLHPLHNVPTYLSASTDNTFNFHGKPCLGRSQTFVQATEVLAPTSEDPAGSQTKSSKKKKNIKYPRRVLDQYQVLQFPIITEAAVKNIAEENTLLFTVDIRADKQMIKDAVRNLFGVKVRKVNTAIRPDGTKKAHIMLSKEYNASELAKKIGIFPSSD